Proteins from a single region of Streptomyces sp. TN58:
- a CDS encoding D-sedoheptulose-7-phosphate isomerase — translation MSRTSETTAQQHCQELEAALRRLRGHGLDQLAHWGRRLAAVLPAGGRLLAAGNGGSAAQAQHLTAELVGRYRDERPAYSAIALHAETSTVTAIGNDYGFEQVFARQVAAHGRDGDVLVLLSTSGRSGNLLSAAMTARAAGVEVWALTGAAPNPLAEAVDQALCIDAASTATVQEAHLVAVHLLCESFDAALASSGAAVRRAPRRVATTLRMPR, via the coding sequence ATGAGCCGGACTTCCGAAACCACAGCCCAACAGCACTGCCAGGAACTGGAGGCAGCACTGCGACGTCTGCGCGGCCACGGTCTGGACCAGCTCGCGCACTGGGGTCGCCGACTCGCCGCGGTGCTCCCCGCCGGAGGCCGCCTCCTCGCGGCGGGCAACGGCGGCAGCGCTGCCCAGGCACAGCACCTGACGGCGGAGCTGGTCGGCCGCTACCGCGACGAGCGGCCGGCCTACTCCGCCATCGCCCTGCACGCGGAGACGTCCACCGTGACCGCCATCGGCAACGACTACGGATTCGAGCAGGTCTTCGCCCGGCAGGTCGCCGCGCACGGCCGGGACGGCGACGTGCTGGTCCTGCTGTCGACATCGGGGCGCAGCGGCAACCTGCTGTCGGCCGCGATGACGGCCCGCGCCGCGGGCGTGGAGGTCTGGGCCCTGACCGGAGCCGCCCCCAACCCGCTGGCGGAAGCCGTCGACCAGGCCCTGTGCATCGACGCCGCCTCGACGGCGACGGTGCAGGAGGCACACCTGGTGGCCGTGCACCTGCTGTGCGAGTCCTTCGACGCGGCCCTCGCCTCGTCCGGCGCCGCCGTCAGGAGAGCGCCCCGGCGCGTCGCCACCACCCTCCGGATGCCCCGGTGA